The Calothrix sp. PCC 7507 DNA segment TGTTCACCGTGAATAAAACCTGGGAACACTAAACCATGAAAGTCTCACAGCGTTACAGGCTCATCTGAAAGTCACAAAACATAAAGATGACTGTACCGCAGTGGAGACTTCAATCAAGGAGCAAACTACAATGAGTTTATTAGATACAGTGCTAGATACAGAAAACCAAACTCAGATAATACTCAATCCAGGAGAAGCCCTGGCTGCAATCATCTTGGCGGCAACAGCAACAGATGGTTATCTTTCGCAAGACGAAGCGCAATGTATCTCTTCAAGGCTATCTTGCCTGAAGTTGTTTAGAAGTTATAGCAACGATCTGATGAATAGATTGTTTGACAAAATTCTTACCATTCTCCAG contains these protein-coding regions:
- a CDS encoding tellurite resistance TerB family protein; its protein translation is MSLLDTVLDTENQTQIILNPGEALAAIILAATATDGYLSQDEAQCISSRLSCLKLFRSYSNDLMNRLFDKILTILQRDGLNTLFNAAKESLSEDLREAAFAIVTDMILADGIVTEEEKSFLNDLYQSLGVSTEIAVQTIQVILIKNRG